The Hordeum vulgare subsp. vulgare chromosome 7H, MorexV3_pseudomolecules_assembly, whole genome shotgun sequence DNA window agtaacaagtaacaagtagtagcaatggtgcaacaagtggcccaatcccttttgcagcaagggacaagtctgaacaaagtcttatagaaggaaagacgctaccgaggacacacgtgaatttatgtcatgctagtgtcatcatgttcatatgattcgcgttcattactttgatagtttgatatgtgggtggaccggtgcttgggtactgcccttacttggacaagcatcccacttatgattaacctctctcgcaagcatccgcaactacaaaagaagaattaagacaaagtctaaccatagcattaaactagtggatccaaatcagcccctcgcgaagcaacgcatagactggggtttaagcttctgtcactccagcaacccatcatctacttactacttcccaatgccttcctctaggcccaaatatggtgaagtgttctgtagtcgacgttcacataacaccactagaggaaaaacaacatacagcatatcaaaataccgaacgaatatcaaactcacatgacttttattaacatgacttatcccatgtcctcaggaacaaaagtaactactcacaagacataatcataatcatgatcagacgtgtaatgaatagcatcaaggatctgaacataaactcttccaccaagtaatccaactagcatcaactacaaagagtaatcaacactactagcaaccttacaagtaccaatcggagttgcgagacgaagattggttacaagagatgaactagggattggagaggagatgatgctgatgaagatgttgatgaagatgcctcccctccgacgagaggagtgttggtgctgacgatggcgacgatttccccctccgggggggaagttttcccggcaggatcgtcctgccggagctctagattggatctgctcaagttccgcctcgtggcggcggcgaaaccacgaaaaagctccctcttgaatttttttttcagaccaggacgcttcatatagcaaaagaggggggctagtgggccttcaggccgcccacaagcctgccctgcgccaccaggggggtggtggcggtgggcaagcttgtggagccctggtgttccccctccggtagttatttcgcccagtatttttaatataatccagaaaaaatccatgtaaattttcagggcatttggagatgtgcaaaatagtggactaggatttgctccttttcgagttcagaattccagctgcctgaattcttcctcttcaaataatccttgcaaaataagagagaaaaggcataaatatggtaccacaagtaatataacagcccaaaaagcaataaatatcaacatgaaagcatgatgcaaaatggacatatcacccCACAAAACTCATACATAAACTTGTTTGTTGTAACAGTTGACTACAAAATAACATGAATCGGCAGACATGGCATGCCATGTCGAAATGTGGCACGCGTCATGCTCTGTCCATTTTACAAATAAAAACCTGAAAGATGGATTATTAGCGCGTAGTGGTCCTCTGTCGAGTGTGCAAATATAAATATTTCAAGAGGATCCCCATATTATCACAAATTCGTCAAACGGACTCGCTAaccctcccgtaacccttgccttTTCTTCTCCATGGGTCTCTCCTCGAGCTCTCCGGGGCAATTGACAGCGCGCCTGTTTGAACCTGTCAGAGGCGAGGGAAGCGGTATGTTGCCGGTCATACGGGTTGCGGCCGAGTTCCCGTCGACGTATGGTATGTGCCGATTCCCCATTTCCTCACCCCCTTGCTGCGGCGTTTCTTGCCCCAGTTTTTGTTAGGTTTTGTTGGCAGCGACGATCATCCGTTTTGTTGCACGGATTCAATGATTGGGGACATTTTTTAGGAAGGGATTGAGGGGTTGGTGATCATATGGGTTAACCAACACGTGAACATATGAGGGAATTTAGGGCAGCGTGAAGAACGCCTGACTGTTGGGCAAAGTAGATTGATATTGGACAGTTCAATGTGTGGCTATCATACGGACACTGCTGCTGTGAATTTAGTATTCCTATATGAAAAGTACGAATTTTTGAAGGAAATTGTAAACTTTCAGTGAATTGTGATTGAAATTTACTGAATTTGATAGTGATTTTGTCTGAATTTTATGTGCAGTACTATAGATTTATTTGTACATGGAAGTGTAGTGTGTAGTATTGATATTTTAGTTGAACACATGTTTTGGATTCTGTGTACGACAGGGGAATTTATGCAAAAATCCAGATGCGACCCTTTGCGATATGGCAGCCGATGTGTCACACACGGAGCTATTTTGTAGTCAATTGTTACAACAAACAAGTTTATGTATGAgttttgtgaagtttttaagtttgtgTATGAATTTGTTAATTTCAAGAAAGCTGTTGTATCACGGGTGTAATTAACTCTAATATTAATAGTGACTGAACTGAAGAAGCAAAGTCATGTCTCCTACGGGGCCCCTCAAACGTGAATTATGTGCTGAATCACCGTTGTCACGTGGTCTAACTCCTCATAAGGCCGTGTTCGGTTGCATGATAAATGAACGGGATTTACAGATATTGACAGGGATTAAATCTCATCTAAGTCAAATTCCCCTTCAGTCTACTTTAATCCATCTTAATCCATCTCGTGAGTGGtttaaccgaacaaggcctaagtCGTCAATCGCTTACCATAGCCGCTAGCTAGCTGAACAGCTTCTTCTTTCGGGGCAAAGAGCCAAAGATACCATTAAACCGTGGAAGATAACTGAATCCTCACGCACAGCCTCTCGTGCTTGCTTCCTTCGAATTCCTAAGCCAGCACGCTAGCTGTGCGGTTAGAGGAACGTAAGGCTGACGATCCAGGCCATGACGACTCACacatttttcaccaccatatcttCCTCCTAAGTCCTTACTATGAAATACATCCTTCTCTCCAAGGTTTTTACACGAATCACATCAGCTCTTTCACAGTAGCTACTACCGTTACTGTTCCGAATAATAATAAATGGGCCCCAAATTTATTTATGCGACTGCATGCACGGATCGACAATGACAGGAAACAAATTAAAAGAAAGCCAATGCATGTGACAGGCTGATAAAATGTTTGATAATGGTACAAAGCTGCTGTAGCATGCATCTCACTCTCTCAGTCTCACTCACTCACACTGCCTCTCACCGCTGGCATCCCTTCACACATGGACATGGCATGCAGACGGTCGGGCTAGCTAAGCTGGATCTCTGCATGCGCAGCCGGCCATGCCATGCGCGGACCCGATGCAGCCACACAGTGCCCAGCCACGTACGTACGTACGCGGCCACGCCGGAAGGAAGGCCCGCATGCGTGCTGTGCGTGCCCACTTATCGCCGGCTTACTTGAATTAATAACGGGGCTGGATGATAAACCTAATCTACGCCTGGACGACAATGGCGACGTCGGGCTTGATGATCGCCGGCTGCTCCGGCCTGAGCATGTTGTGGTCGTCGCGGATCACGTCCTCGTCGGCCGCTGCGGCGGCTTCCTCGTCGACGGCCCCCGCCGCCGGCAGCACGTCGATTATTGGGTGCACCTCGGCGCCGCAGCTGATCCTCCCCTCGGTCGGCGCGCCGCCCTGCGGCTTGGCGCCGCCGGCGCCCACCTCCTTGACGTGCTCCGGCAGCTTCATCTCCTCGTGCACCAGCACCACGGTGGCGGGCTTCTTGTTCCGGTACGCCATGTAGAGCGCCATCTGCGCGATGCCGAAGACGAAGCCCAGCACGTTGGGCACCGCCACGAAGATGTCCTTCTTGAGCGCGCCGTACGCGAACCAGACGACCGCGCTGAGAACCAGGAAGAAGGACAGCGAGAAGGGCATGAACTCCACGCTCTTGGTCCGGATCACAAGCCTCTGCACCAACAACATGAATCAATCAATATCTCCAATCCACAAACCTTAAACAGATCTAACTATAAGACTAGATCGGTCCTTACGATGATGCTCAGGGGAGCGGCGAAGACGCCGAGCGCGACGGCGACGCAGATCCAGCCGACGACCTGGACGCGGAGGGTGCCGGCCGAGGCGAGCATGGTGACGAGGGCGATGATGCCGAAGAGCCCGACGTCGAGGCCGATGAAGAGCTTCGCGGTGAGGAACCTGGCGCTCTTGGGGGCGTAGACCAGGTACATGGCGATGTAGAGGGTCTCGATGACGCAGCCGACGCCATTGATGGTGAGGAGGAGCTCGGAGCCGGACTTGAGGAATGCGTAGTACATCCACAGCAAGCAGCTGAAGAGCGTCACGAGGTAGGGCGTCGACTGGAACCCCTCCGTCGACTTCTTGCGGTACACGCGATAGAACGTCGGACTGCAAGCACGCATGAGAGATTCATCCATCAGAGCTGATAGTTAATGACCATGCATCAACCAACATGCTACTATAAGAATTGTTTTTACTTGCACCAACCTAGATTAAGTAAGTAATCATTGACGTAACCAGGGGAGCTAAACTAACTAACAACCGAGATATGTGTGAAGTACACTGCACTGCACCGCACCGCACCTACCTAACAGTGACTTTCATCACTTTTTACTCTACTGGTAATATAAGTATATAGTAAATAATGTAGCAATATTCAGCGGTATGTTGTCTCCAGGTATAAGCGAAAAATCTGGAACAGTGTAGATGACAGTGACCGTTTCCGTCAGTCATGTATTCATGGACATGTGTCATGTGTGTTGTACGACGTACCGTGGTCCTTTCTTTTTCCTAGTTattattaaatatatttttagtcTGAATATATACAAAGACACACACATGACATGGGACATGCATGGATCTACACAGATGTATGCAGGGCTGTGGTATTTTCTGAAGACCGAACAGTGAAGTACAGTAAAGTTAAGGGTGCTTACAGTGGTGAAAGGAAGACCATGAGTGAGATGATGTTGCCTGCAAAACCAAGAACGGAGATGATGATAAGTTATGTGAACCAACGCACGAAAAAcggagaaaaaaaaaaggagggtggATGCCGGCTGGTGATAAAaaggaaagaaggaaaaaaaaaagggaaagaaaaTCAGTTGTGTGTACGTTTGTTTGTCTCCGTGAACGTACACACAGCAAGCATGCTGGTTCCCTTTCTTTGTTGGGATGTAACCACTTGATTAGAGCGTAAAAGCTTGGTTTGGCCGTTCCATTTATTCGGAACAGAAACGGTGGCTTAGCTCAACGAAAGGGATTGAAGAAGGCGCACAAAGATCAGATCATTGATCCAACCCGTGTAAGCAAGCAAGCCGGAACCAGTGATGGATCATCCTTCCAAAAAGGACAGAAGAAGCAGAAGCACTTGCACATATATAGAATGTAGGATACGGATCCATGGATGGATGGATCATGGATGAATGTGTGTAGTGTATGTACCTAGGATGCCAAAGGTGAAGGCCCAGGTGTGCTGCTCCATGTTGAGGAAAGCCATGGTACCAGCTTCTCGATCCCCAAGCAAGCACACAAACAAGGTACTGATAGTAGTAGTAGATTTGCTACCCCTTCTCCTCTTTGCTCGGtgggatagatagatagatagataggccGAGGAGAGGGAGGGAGCTGTGGAAGCTCAGCTGCGTCGGGCTCTTGGAGATCCTCGACTGCGGCAGACCCCGTATATATAGCAGAGATGGCGAGGGCTAGGGCGAGAAGGGTTGCGGTTGCGGTTGCGTGGCCCGCCTAGCCGGGGTCGACCGGTCCATGATTGCGTGGCTACGTGTAACGACCGAGCGGCCCAGCGCGCGTACGTACGCTCCCTGCAGCTGGCCAGCGCCTGGCGCGCGGTGCGGTCGAGCTTGCCCCCGGctcatacacacatacacattcTCTCACGCCAAGAAACCAAGCTGGCCTCGGCCAATTAATGGTGCGTAACGCCCCGTGACATGCCAGACGCCAACCCCTGGGACGCACTGACTTCCGGCGCACGGCTCGCGAGCGAGCGTTTCCTGGCCGTCTGCTCGTAACATTCCCCCACTACCCAGCTGTTCGCCGCGCTCACGTACGCACCACGGCCGCCTACGCTACTCCtcctcattgtcgtcgtcgtcgtcgccttttCTTCTCTCCCTTTGTAACGGCCGGCCCATGATGCACCGCAGCCAGAGCCTCGCGTCGATGGATGGATGCATCGACCGATCTTTTGCTTTTCagctgcggcggcgggggggaGGGAAAGGCGGAGGCGAAGGCGAAGGCGGGAACGCGTTCGGCGTGGCGGCCAGTTGCGCGGTGCATGCGAGCGCAAAGAACGTGTCCGGGTTTGGGAGCGCAATAGGTAAGGCGTGATTGCGAGTGTGTGATGTAGCTGGCTGCGTGCCGCACCGGGCTCCCGGGTGATCGGGGCCCGATCTTAATTTCCCCTAGACCACACGTTAACACCACCGCTAATTATGTTCGGCGAAACAATTGGCGGTGCTAATCGGGAGTATCATCATGATGCGTAAATAAACCAGCCACCCAACCGGTTATTGTGTCACGCGTCTCTCCTGTTCCCACACACCTCTCTCTGGGTCggtctctctttctctcctcGATCGGCAATCATTGGACGTACGTACGGCGAGGTCAATTCGTGTCTCCTGTGCTGGACTAGATTGAACGTCTTTTGACGGAATCGAACACCAACTACTCGACGGTAGCTCTCGTTCCACGTACTGCTAGTAGAGTTCGGGTTTTTttagtgtgtgtgtgcgcgcgcgcgcgcaGGAAACGCCGGGTTCAGACTGCTTCAAAGTTCCATTTCAATTCAAAGCACATATACTAGGCTGACATACCGAGTTTCTCGAAACAACTAAACTGTTTGTCCGATGCAGTATTGCATGTAGTAGAATTTTGTTGACAATTTTAATGAATGATGAATCGAtttacaagagagagagagagagagaagtctcTCTGGATCTCGAATCACCTCTCGATGGGAAGGTGCGGACGGGGACATGAAGCATGGCTACACCCACCAGGGGTCAAATCAGGATGCTCAATCTTACAAACATGAGTCGGTTTCAATTGGCGATTATTAATTACATTTGTGAGTTTATTCCTGCTGCGTGTCAATTCTAGATTGTGATTTATCAAGGAGTAATCTTAATTGAAATTGCCAAAATCCTACTTGTATTCTGCAATGACACAACTAAAAGATAGCGATGGGCTAAGATAGCAGGTGAAAACATGTCTTGAAATCTTCGTAATTCTCATGTTCCCGATATGTTTGTTTAATAAGAATATGTTTTGAAGATATTGCTTTTGGAGGCCTGAGCTCCATGAAGGCCTTCAAATGCAAAATTCAAAATAAATGAAATTCATATAATTACattattattatttaaaaaaaacaaagacaTAGATGAAGGCATAATGGACAAatgtgtaaatttttaggtcgAAATACGTTAAAATGAAGGCTGATAAATTGGAGGTtgtttaacacatgatactactcATTCtctctcaccatgattttgtctttTCCTACAGTCTGCAATTCAACgtgtttcatcttgaaattttacacacatacgTCTCACATTCTTGTTTAGTTGTATATTTTTTTATCAAAAAATCGCCAAAACGTCATTCTCTATGTTTTGCAAGGCTATATGAGAGACATTTCCCCTGAAAAAATACAAGCTAATTTTAAAGGGTCAACGGTAGTACGAAGCACCTAtacataataaaaattacatcaaTGTCCCGCACTAGAAAAATCACATCAAGGTCCTTGAGCCACCACACGACCACCACCACTATCAGCGTTGTCCACGTAAAACTGAAGGACTAGAATCTCAAAGCCGTAATCGTCACCCATTGAATCCTTCAAATGTTTTGAATCACCTATCACCAAATCTCGCGGTCTATGTTGATGATGTGGAGCAAAGGTGTGGGACGGTGAGTGTTCGGACGCGAGAAAGGGCAGGGgaaggtgggaggaggaggaggaagggtttgTCGAATTTGATGCAATTTATGATGGGGTAGTCCTATCGAGCGGACGCGCCGGGACGACATTTTAGAATTGTAGAATGTAGAATTGTAGACATATTTTAACGTGTTGTAGTTCGTGTTGAAATATTTAAAGCGTCTTGGTAAAAATTTAAAAACCCGCCGAGACCGCCAATGGGATGGACGGATGCCCATGATACTACTGTCGCAACCGCAACTGTTGCCCCCCGTACCGCCGTAGGTCTGGCTGCTAATACGTGTCTGGTTGCATCAGCGCTGCGCAACCGCGGCACCCGCGCGCGTCTGCCCACGCCCGTGTGTCTGCCCACCCGCCCGCTGCGTGCGTGCCTAACAAAGCCCCCGCAACGCGGTCACGTGACACATGCAGCCGCGCATCCCCGGCGGCTCCGTGTCCACCTCCCCGCGATGCCCGCGCGCGCGCCACCGTTCCTCCCCCTCCGCCGCGCCTCCCGGACTACGTCGCCGCTTCGCTTCGCTTCACCCCTCGTTGGCTGTCGTGCGTGGAGGCCAGCGTGCGGTGTCTGTCGTGGTCGGAAACTCGGAATTGCTTGCAGGCTTTCTCGCCGCCTTTCCGGCCGGAATCGGGAGCGGCAAGCCTGGAGGCTGCTTTTGCGGTATAAACCAAGCTCCCACACAAGCCAAATCGTCATTGGCCCGGGCGTTCAAGGAACCAAAAGGCTTCCCCGAGGCCCGTTTCCGGTCGAGTTCGCCACCTCgcttccccgccgccgccgccaacggTTCCGTTCGGGTTGGTTTGTTTCCAAAGCGAGCCCTGCCGTGCTGCGAGCCAGCTATACCCACGTacgtgcatac harbors:
- the LOC123410702 gene encoding bidirectional sugar transporter SWEET15-like → MAFLNMEQHTWAFTFGILGNIISLMVFLSPLPTFYRVYRKKSTEGFQSTPYLVTLFSCLLWMYYAFLKSGSELLLTINGVGCVIETLYIAMYLVYAPKSARFLTAKLFIGLDVGLFGIIALVTMLASAGTLRVQVVGWICVAVALGVFAAPLSIIRLVIRTKSVEFMPFSLSFFLVLSAVVWFAYGALKKDIFVAVPNVLGFVFGIAQMALYMAYRNKKPATVVLVHEEMKLPEHVKEVGAGGAKPQGGAPTEGRISCGAEVHPIIDVLPAAGAVDEEAAAAADEDVIRDDHNMLRPEQPAIIKPDVAIVVQA